The Culex pipiens pallens isolate TS chromosome 2, TS_CPP_V2, whole genome shotgun sequence DNA window ttcccaaattcctggaTTTGAAATTCCTGAATTTcgaattcttaatttcttaaattccataattccaaaataattctaaatttccaaatgtttaaaattcctaaatttctggattccaaaattcttaaatttctaaattcgtagattcttaaattcctgaACTTCTAAAATCTAATCtccaaaattctgaaatttctaaattttttaatgtctaaattcctaaattccaaaatttgaaaattttgaaatttcaaaattttaaaatttaagaatttcaaatgttcaaaatttccttaaaattccaataattccaaaatttctaaattctcgAAATCCTAAATATCTCAATTcccgaattcctaaattccttttttttctcctattttttttcctgcattatctaaatttcctaattcataaattcccaaattcatgaatttcaagttccttaattcctaaatttcacAATCCTATATCATTAAATTCCataattccaaaaatcataaatttcaaaattccaaatgctcaatattccaaaatttctggattCCAAAATTATTATATGTCAAAATccctaattcctaaattcttgaattcttaaattccagaACTCCTTAATCCTAatctccaaaattcaaaaattccagaaTTTCTAAATGcctaattttctaaattccgtaattcttaaatttcaacattcctgaattcctaaattcttaaatcctaaattcatgaatttcaaactttcaattcccgaaatttctaaatttctaaattcttatactccaaaattcttaaatttcaaaattccttgattcctaaattaaaatttcttaattcctatactccaaaatttcttaattttaaaatctttaattaCTTAATACCGAAAttactaaatttctaaattcctaaataacaaaattcctaaatttaaaaattccaaaattgtaaattacaaatttgaaaatttataaatttcaaaggtctaaaataaaaaaaaagtgtttactgaattcttaaatttctaaatgtaGGAACCAAAATTccgaaattcctaaattcctaatttcctaaattcctaaattcttgatTATTgaagttccaaaattttaatatcttaaattttataatttctaaatttcttaattcctaatttcttagattccaaaatttcaaattcaaaatgtttaaaattcaaaaaatccttttttaatttctaaatttccaaattctcgAATTCCTAAATACCTAAATTCCCATATTcctattttcttaattttctaaatttcctttttcctaaattactaaattcctgaattcctaaattttaaattccaaaattcttaaattctataattccaatatttcaaaaatccaacattcttaatgttaaaaattacaaaatttctagATTAGGTACAAAATTCTTTAATGTGTAAATTTCCTAATATCAAAATTCCTGAATTCTTTCATTCCAGAATTACTGAATTCCTAAAACCTAATCtctgaaattccaaattttgaaatgcttaattttttaaattacaaaattcttgaattccaaaattctttaatttcaaaatttctaaacttctaaattccttaattcctaaataccgaaatttctaaatttttacattcctaaattacaaatttacaaaattctaaattcgaaagttccaaaatttcaaacacctaaaattaaaaaaaatgttttctgaattcttaaatttctagatTCTTGGATTCCTACATTCCAAAATTgcgaaattcctaaattcataatttcctaaattccttgattcttgaataacaaaattaaaaaatttaaaaatgttaaaattccaaaaatgttataaattccaaaatttcctgATTCCTAAATTCTTGAATTGCTAAATtccctttttcttttattcccaaattcctaaattattaAGCTGCTAAATccccttttttctaaattctaaatgttctaaattacaaaatttctagattccaaaattcttaaatgtaTAAATTTCCTAATTCCGAAATTCCTGAATTCATAATTCcagaattcctgaattcctaaaaCCTAATCtccagaattcaaaaattcctgaaagactaaaattcttaatttctaaattcttaaattccgaaattcataaattccaaattttcaaaactcaaaaattcttaaattacaaaattccttaatccctaaatttaaatttcaaaattcctaaattcttaaacttttaaattcctaaatttttcaattcccatgatataaaattctaaaaatctgtgtatttttgtgaaaatcatcAATTTGATTCAACTCTTAATGGTCaactgaacaacacaaaaatcAGCTAATGTAGCACCAAAGTGAGATGATCAACTAAATTCTCGCTGCGGATCAAACCCGATCTGATCTTAGACTTCACACCAAACAAGTTTAGAGGGTAGTCAACCGTCACAACTTGTGCTAATGTGCTATGCGCAGGCACTTTCCTGTTTGCAGTTCCCATCTTTGTCTGGTGACTCAATCGTTTAATTGGGGAAATACCCTATTGCTTTGCCGCGCCGATCTGCGATCTTCGCATCTCATTTGAGCCGGCAGCAGCGCTCGCTCGCCCATTCCGACCTCGACAGTGAAGGTAGAGCCTCGTACGAAGACGACGTCGATAACCTTCGCCAAcggcaaaacaagaaaaaaagacaaaatatttaaaacaaaaataataaataccgATCCTCGTCGATCGAGCGTCAGTTGCGTTCGCCATTCGGAGCAGCGTTGATCGTGAGTTTCAAAATGGCGCGAATCGTACTGGTGGTGGCGGCGACGATCCTGGTCTGCGGCGGGTTCGCCAACGCGGGATTCTTGGACTGGTTCCGCAGCAGTGCCAACAAGGGTCACAGCGTGTGCCGGGTCGAGTTCGAAGTGCTACATCCCAAAGGGCTGCGCGTTTGGACGGCCCGCAAGCCGGACACGAAGGGATTCGGCGTGGAGTTGTACATCAACCCGACGGGGACGGAACGGTCCGCGGCCGGAGTGGTTTGTAACGTGTGCCGGAACACGACCGAGGTCACCCACGGCAAGTTCTTCATCCAGGATGACACCGTGATCGTGAAGAAGGGCGACGTGCTGGAGTATGTCGCGATCACCGATAACGGCAAAACGGTTCAGCGACACAAGCCGAGGAAGATTGTTGTTAGTGGTGAGAGTAGCTGATAAGATTTGACGGAATTTAGGTTACTCTAAAATACGTGATTTCGCCCATTAGAATACATCATCAAGCCGCAAGGCCGCTGTGCATGTACGGGAACTCCAACCCAGACGTCCATCGTCCACGATCCCGCAAATCCCACCGCTGAAATTGAACTCCTCGAGCGCATCATAACGAACCTCTCCAACAGGTGTGCCGAAGGAATCGTCTCCAACTATCTGTTCCTGCAGGTGGAAACCCCAACCGGGCCGAGTGATCTTCTGGAGCGTGTTAAGGCCTACTTCGCCGGAAATCCGGCTCTTAAGCCGTACGCCGCTGCTGTTACTACGGCGGAGGACTACGCCGACGGGATCGCTTTCCAGGTCAAGTCGATCGTCGACAAGTTGAAGATTCTGGAGTTGAGTCACACCGGAAGTGATATTTTGGATTATGATGGGTTTACCACGGTCGATAAGTTGGACGTTAGGTTCTCGGAGACTTCTTGAGGTGATTTTAGATTAATAAAGATCAAATCATAAAACTATGAAAATGAACACCAAGTTTTGATTCGAATACTTTCTTCGAAATCAATAAGGAATACGATTTCCATCTCACAAATTCTTGTTAAACCGGGctactttttttaaactgggcgctcgataactgggctgtaGCCTACCTAAAAAGCAGATAATCGTCAAAAACAACAACTAACCACATTTATCCAGggcatttttttagaattaataaattttcaggTGGAGTCGCTTGTCGGCAGTTGGTcccacaatccaaaggtcgtcagtttgaatcccggggtggatgggagCTAAAGTGTAAAAAGATGTTTGGAATGTCCCACCGTTTCAAGCGGCCataaacttcaacaaatatttgcattggcctaaaaaactaaaaaaaaaacagatttaaaaactttcgaaaaagtttaaaatgtagtcctgactcgattatcggaaggcattggaaaaaattcacttcggatttacattttttttttctttgtctcaTTTTTGATTGTCAAGCTTGAGTATGACCTCTAGGGGAAAGtagggcaagtgtaacaagctaaggaaatgctcgttataacccatcaaaacgtaaaaaaaattgtcggattttttcataatcatcttattccaggtcttgacaaAGACTTTGATAggacaagttttaaaaaaaatcctgtattttaatgtaaaaaattgattttaaaaattttgattttccgtacgttcttctcaactagtggggcaagacgaacaaccctttggggcaagaggaacaaagcatgaaacaacattttgatttgctaacaattgaactgttatcacttagataaaTCAGAttggaatgtatttgaaacgtttctttcattttaagattaaataataatattttacaaaaaatttgatcgtttttacaaaaaaaacatttttacttagatgatgaaagcaaatttttataatatcactatattttgtagggaattttttaaacaattgtttatcagtttttaagtacttttatatattcattcccaataaaatatgttgttgcagcaattcgtatttttttccatattaaaaatccatatggtacacttgccccacctgaacaagattttttaaaagctctcaacaaaaataaccaaaagttaaatcatactttataataggtgcaagtcattggtagggacactactgatctaggaaaaatagcattttgataaaattagcctcaaaacgaaccctaagccttattttgtactttccaaatattataagaaaacaaaggttttgaaaaaaaacttcattaaatcttatgccccgtggagtttacgtcgttttggcggttatgtgttagtagaatcagctaattgcattgctagcaacaattcctcatactggaaataatcaaaattgtaaaaattacggccgtacgaacgattgttcctcttgccccatgtGGTCGTCTAGCCCAACCttcccctaaactactctaaagtgatttagaattgtttaatccaagatggcggtgatttaatactgagaaaatgcatttgtaaTTTAACAATAAAGTTTGACTAAaacggggtcgcagaactcaaatttgatgttaaaagcaaggttgttaatcgataaaattaccgtcgataatattatcgtctaaatattaaaaaaaatcacaaaagatcgtattttttcgaaaatactcaaatttacaatatgcctatcaaacgaagcgatattttgtaaactttttcactttttattagagttttttaatttgaaaaatactaaaatttccacaaaataccgtttttttcgaaaatactcaaatttttaaagaaatgtgtatgctaaattttaaaattttcgaaaaaatacgtttttttgtgataattttagtttttaacagaaaaatCTCTAATACAATGAAAACgcgtacaaaatttcgcttcgtttaatacccatattgcaagttttggaaattttagttctttcgaaaaaatacggtattttgtgaaattgcttgtattaaaaaaataataaactctaataaagtgaaaaccatacaaatttttgattcgtgtgatacccatatagcaaattttgaaaatttgagtattttggaaaaaaatttagtattttgtgaacattttgattatttatactttgaaactaactacatttgggtaattctctaccaactcacacgacatCGGGAAAAGTTCCccagacccctcttcgatttgcgtgaaattttgtcctaaggggaaacttttgtccttgatcatgaatccgaggtccattttttgatatctcgtgacggaggggtggtacaacccctttcatttttgaacatgcgaaaaggaggtatttttcaatattttgcagcctgaaacggtgatgagatagaaatttgatgtaaaaatacttttatgtaaaattggcctcccgatttgatggcatactcaaaattccgaaaaaacgtatttttcatcgaaaaaaacactaaaaaagtttctgaaactctgccattttccgttactcaactgttaaaaaaaaattgaaacacgttatttgatgggaaatttaatgtacttttcaaatcttaataaacccagaagggtcattttttcatttagaacaaaatttttcatttaaattttttgtgtttttactaactttgcagggttcttttttagagtgcaacaaAGTTCTACAAAGTCACTATCATGCCATATCCCGTGTGTATAACggagcccgattttgaaatgttgctttgaaaaaataaataaaaatataaaaatcaaaaactgacgattttttaaattaaagaaagattttttttttatttagaaaatacgacttttgtcatgcacacgggactggtttaatgagtcttcaccaaaattttgagccgatttggtaaaagggaccatccacaaaccactttttttttctggaaatctACGTTACGCAATctatcttttcagcacccaggtcagaatgagctcaaatttgaaatttagcctAGTTATGGGCCAACTTTTGATTTCAGGGAGaggcccggatttggaccaccctagtggccaccctgtaaagcaggcccgtagccagggggggggcttccggg harbors:
- the LOC120423102 gene encoding uncharacterized protein LOC120423102 — its product is MARIVLVVAATILVCGGFANAGFLDWFRSSANKGHSVCRVEFEVLHPKGLRVWTARKPDTKGFGVELYINPTGTERSAAGVVCNVCRNTTEVTHGKFFIQDDTVIVKKGDVLEYVAITDNGKTVQRHKPRKIVVSEYIIKPQGRCACTGTPTQTSIVHDPANPTAEIELLERIITNLSNRCAEGIVSNYLFLQVETPTGPSDLLERVKAYFAGNPALKPYAAAVTTAEDYADGIAFQVKSIVDKLKILELSHTGSDILDYDGFTTVDKLDVRFSETS